Genomic segment of Malania oleifera isolate guangnan ecotype guangnan chromosome 7, ASM2987363v1, whole genome shotgun sequence:
CAAGCATTTTATGCAGGGCCTAAGGGGGAGAAGCTCCTGGTTTTTCCATTTTTCGGATACGGGACTCTGGCACAGTTCGTCAGAGGTAAATTGCTTTAGCTTTGTTCATCTTTTTCAGTCTGCGGCATTTTTCTCCTGTTTGGGTTGCTaggaattcaaagaaaaaaaaaagaaaatttttcttCAGTTTCTCAGTACCCAGATTGagatttttggtttttttctttctcaattaATGGTTAGATGAACTGGGTTCTGGTTTTTGTGGCTGAAATTGATATTATGACAGAAGGGAATATTAATTGACACAAGATGGTAATACCCTTTTTGACAATTTTGctttttgggtttattttttcGGAGATTTTATATAATAATTCATAATTTTTTCCTTCTCTGGGTCTTGTTTGAAACATTCTTGTCATTATCTGGTTTGATATCTGCAGTCGAACTCTTACATAATTGTTTTGGCTTCTTTCGGCTTGCACAGGACATCTCCTGTGTTCCTTAGCAGCATCTAGGTTGAatgttcttgttcaaataatgttTCTATTCATGGTGTCTGAACTGTTATATTACTCGGCCTCTACTAGGCGTTTCCAACTTTTTCTTCGTTGTAATTTTTAATTTCCTTCGTCTGCATTATTTTAGATCTTCCCCTTCTCACATAGGAAAGTCATTCAGATCTCTCCCTGCTTAATTTATTAACTGCTGGCGTCCACCAGTTCTTCCACTGCCAAATTTTCCGTCTTCCTCCGTAAAGAATGACTTCCGTCTGTCCACTTTATGTTTCTCTCTTTCCTCAATCAGAAGTAATGAGCATTCCAACTTACCAAATGGTCAAAAAACTCTTTAGAGTTTTTGAGTTAAATCCTACTTCATCCTCTTTTTCAATTAACAATACACACATTTTTCATATGGGCAGAAGGAAAAGGTGAGTCTCACAACTGGGACATCATCTATAGGATCTCCATCGGTATTGCCAGAGGCATGGATCACCTTCACACAGGATTGAACAGGCCCATAATCCACGGAAACCTCAAGTCAAAAAATGTACTATTGGATCGCGACTTTGAACCTTATGTCTCGGACTTTGGCCTACATCTCCTCTTGAACCCAACAGCAGCCCAAGAAATGCTTGAATCATCAGCAGCCCAGGGCTACAAGGCTCCTGAACTGATCAAAATGAAGGATGCGAGCGAAGAGACCGATATCTACAGCCTCGGTGTAGTACTGCTAGAATTGCTGACAGGGAAGGAAGCCATAAGTGAGCATCCCTCCCCAGTTCCGGATTTCTACTTGCCAAACACTATGAGAAATGCAATCCTTAATCATAGAATTACAGAACTGTTTCATCCAGAGATACTCCTTACGCCAAGGAACAGTCAGAGTCCAGTCACCGAAGAGCACATTCTCAAGTTTTTCAGGCTCGCAATGGCCTGCTGCTCTCCTTCACCGTCTCTTAGACCTGATATCAAGCAAGTTCTCAGGAGGCTTGAAGAAATTGGAAGATAAGAAGTCTGGATTTTTGCAGAAAACCAAAGTTGGGACTGATGGTAATGATTTTTGCTGCTGATTTGTGACACACCAATGGTCTCCAATCATTGTGGTTGGTGATCAGGGCCCAGATGATGATCATGAAGGGGACATTGACATAATATTTGGGTATTCCATGGAAACAAAAGTTTGACAATTGAAGCCACTAGACAGATTATAGAATTGGTGAAATGCACAGACCTTAACAAGGAAAGTTGAACATTTCAACCACAACCAACAAGGATTGTGGATTTGCTGATTGTGTTTTCAGGTTAGTTTATTTGAGAATATCAGCAATACAAGATTGTGGATTTGATGGGTTGCTGACTTTGATGTGGGTAGGTTAATTTGGGCGTGAATATGTATACCATGGTGGGAAAAAACCAATTACCAACAGTTCTTTTCTTTCTGCATAGAACCTTTTGAAATAATTCTAGGGAACCTTCTTCTTATGGGAGCAGACAAAACAACAACAATGAAAAAACAAAACCAGTCACCAGACTCAACACAgccaaaataaagaaaataacaaagcATAAAATCTCAAGACACTGCAGCTGCTTTCATttaaacaaaatagagaaagtgAATTAAGAACattgctctctctctccctcatagATAGCTGGCatgagaagggggggggggggtgggtcgGTGGTAGTTGGTCCTATTATGACAGCAGATTTTGTTTTTTAATGAACTTATTTGGAAGCTAGAAGACTCATTTGAGAGTTGAGGCcatataataataatgttaaaaaTAAATTCCCAACTGTCAGCATCAGGACTGCGACGAATCCTTTTATTAATTATGAGTAGGTGCTAGTCTATTAGCACACTCTTTGAAAAGTTTGGAACTGCAAAATGCAAATCTGCAGCTGATTAATTTATTAGCTTCATCTGTCTGAAATGGAATAAACATAGATTGTGTGCTTGAGGATGGATTTCAAGATTTGTAAGTTGAATTTGTGCGATCTTAAACATAAGGTTctgtttgaaaatatgaatttcaaacattagaattttgaatttgtatgaatttgggcACGATTCTATGTGATTTTGAACAGTATTTTGTACAAACTCACATATCTAAATTTCTTAAGCTCTCAAACATATAGCAATATAATTTTTGTTGTATATAATTGatgcaaatttaaatttaaggccTGAACtctgattttccaaacatatgaATCATACTTTTATATATACCACTGTGACTAAGTAAGTCTCGGCATAATTGTGCTTGAGGACAAGTAAAAGCAAGATTGATACGAAGCAACTTTTCTCATAGCTTTCATTATGGAAAGTTAAAAACTGATTCACTTTTGTCTGTCATGCGTTCTTCTCTTGTCTTCCAAGCTTTCTCCATTAGAAACGAATCAAGGCTTCTCATGTTGGGGCAAACATTGCCTATGGTAGGatactagaatgaaaaaaaaaaaaaaggaaacatatgcaagagagagaaaagaaaagaaaagaaatgtagTGTTTGGAAACATGGATTTTGGATCTTGAATTTGGTTTTGAgtggatttagataaattttaaaataattttatatttataactTCAAACATAAGACTTCTTCAAACATTGGGAAAGTGATTTTACTTTTCTTTCTTGTTATTTCTTATATTGAAAGAAATGGAGCGAATTAAAAAGATAGTTACCCATATTAGTGGGTTggtttctctttctttcttttttttttttttttttttttttgctgctcACTTGCATGCCTTCCACTATTGGATGAATTGATTTATATTCCAAAAAAGTATAAAAAATCTGTCTTTTGTATTCTACCCCCTTTTTCTTTAACCGtctgttcccccccccccccccccttttttttttttttttccatatacaACAAAAACTTAACTTTGCTATATAGTTTTTTCATCCCCTAGACTCAAGCTAACCTCCCTTATTTACAGGatgttacaaatttcaaatgcctcaaatctctcttggttgtttacaatgacagctcacgccaacactccccctcaagttgatgCATAGAGGTCTCGCATGCCCAACTTGTCAAGTGAGTTGTAGAAGTCCTTGCTAGATACAACTTTTGTAAGGATGTCTGCCAATTGATGTTCAGATTTTAAAAACGGAAACCTAATTGTTTTTGCTTCAAGattctctttgatgaagtgtcgatCTACGTCCACATGTTTAGTACGATCATATTGAATAGGATTGTGAGAAATGACAATTAGAGCTTTATTGTCACACAAGAGATCCATCTCGAAAGAAAGGGCGAACTCGATTTCAGTGAGTAGCTTTCTTAGCCAAAGGAGTTCACAAAGACCCTTAGCCATTCCCCTAAACTCAGCTTCAGCACTTGACAAGGCTACCActttttgtttcttgcttctccaGGTTACAAGATTTCCTCCAACAAATGTAAAATATCTTGAGGTGGACTTTTTGTCAATGATATtacctgcccaatctgcatccgTATACCCATAAACCATCTGGTGACTGTTATGTTTTGAGAACATAAGCCCCTTGCTCGGGGATGACTTCAAGTATCGAAGTATTCGAATCACTACTTCCATATGACTCTTACTTGGATtatgcataaattgacttacGACACTTATAGCATAGACAATATTTGGGCGAGTATGGGAGAGATAAATAAGTTTACCAACTAACCTTTGGTATCTTCCCTTATCTGTTGGTACTTGGTATGGGTATTCTCCAAGCTTGTGATTATGAACCATGGGGTGTCTGCAGGCCTACACTCCAACATCCCAACTTCGGTTAGCAAATCTAatatgtaacgacttgcttatcttatcatataataaaatatatttaataataaagtcaacccgaacctgtgggtaacagggacatatctgacattcacagcggaaacctaagcggcagtaaatgtaaatcacaactctaaaccataaaatacataatttcatagttaactacattcccaaaacactgagtttatatacaatctctaaacacaaaaatatatacatatctaggaaccttCTATGTAAGTTTCGTGTCCCTAAATCAAAACTTACcttcctagcggggtagtaacaACTGACTCAGCGGCGGCCTCAATCCaacggtctttctgggtttcctgaaaattatttaagtttgaggggtgagacacttctcagtaagggaaaataaactaaatacagctgtgtggaaacatgaatatttagtactataatacatatatagtacatttcatatgttgaaaAACATACGTGATAACATATCTTAATaatcataactttcataatttctaataatttttattgatcagggaatgtctgatataactgataatactgaaatttacccataATGTAtggctagctgatgtcatgtattaccccccatgacaggttgtgcaacccgaaggtgggacctgacaatagctagacgaccactgccgagtcaaaaatatctgtaagtatgataggcccgccgcaccctggtccggattgccaggtggatgtctacaactttacactgaaatTTACATCgatatccatctcccaccctttTGTGGGGCggtagcacaagtctaaacatagtaatctgatctatatagctacggtatcgtgctcctataactgaactaaactatcatccgaattctgataacatataatacatgataatatacttgtctaacataaatagattgatagaattttttgaaataacatacatacatatggcatTGCGCCAGTTTCTTTCACATCTGCGGTCTTGCActgaacattcataaatacggccttacgccgaaaTCATAAGTAtaacatggccttgcgccgactatcaatcacggccttgcgccaaacatttcatacatatcattctgaataaataattcatttatcatgtatttagaaaccataatgtactgcattattgcatgatttctgaaaacatacttcattcataaaaattgtcatatcatagtgctttccacgtaaaataatattcatgtcacacattgatgtataaaaccatacattatattctaaaatcataatttctggcatttcatacgtatatatacatttcaacataatagcaatattttctcaaatatgcattttctccataatatacaaatataatacatgctttcctgaaaattaatttgttgataaataataatgatttgcatggaaaataactactttagtttattctcttacctaattcttgagaagaaaccccctaaaatacactcgtcctacactcgcagggttccccattcaacaccctgaaaataacaactctaagaactaaactttagtatttttccgtgaataacatttcctataactatgagaagaccaaattttgcataaaaagtcttaacttaacccagggatgaattccaactttgccccaccaacgattcgctccaacagacttggagagaacttccccaagagcatcgtggtggtctcagattgtcgatccggcgactaacggggctaaaatcaaaaagagagaaaagggaggaaccatagaggagagagagaaagaacttttgGTGAATTTTCTACGTAAAAATCCAAGGTTTAGGCTAGTTATACTATGAGCcttgtcaacgagccacatcacctcaacGATGAGGTCaagagaaaattcgtcgacgaactctccccttcgtcgatgaaattcagagtcgcctaAAACatcctcttagtatcttctcgtcgacgaatgcgaagcattcatcgacgaagtctgctgcctccttctgttgctatttccatttttctctctctctattattatttaaatactattattctttgggtcattacataatATGTATTTCCTTTGGGAGAGAAATATGTCTTGCATAGACCTGGCAACTTCAATTCCTAATAAATACTTAGTCCTCCCaaatttttcatctcaaattcaattGCTAATTGCTTTTAAAGCAGAGAGATTTCGTCTTCGTCATCTCCTGTAAtaataatgtcatctacatagaCTATCAAAGCAATTACCTTGCCCAACTAATGCTTTAAGAACAAAGTATGGTCAGAGTTACTTTGTTGGAAGccatatttcttcattgccaagCTAAACCTTCCAAACCATGCTCGTGGTGATTGCTTCAGTCTGTACAATGCTCGCTGCAATTTGCACACCACTCCATTCTTTGAAGATGATGTATAACTAGGAGGAACATCCATATAAACCTCTTATTGGAGATCACTGTTAAGAAAAGCATTCTTTACATCAAATTGATGTAAAGGCCAATCAAGATTTGCAGCAAGAGACAATAATACCCTAATAATATTTAGCTTGGCTACATGTGAGAAAGTCTCCTAATAATCGACACCATATGTCTGCATATATCCCTTCGCTACCAGTCGTGCTTTGTACCGTTCAATAGATCCATCTGCTTTGTGTTTAATGgagaacacccatttgcaccccacAGTTTGTTTTCCTTCAGGTAATGGAATAAGAGTCCATGTATCATTTTTTAGTAGTGCCTCCATTTCTTCCTCAGTAGCTCGGGTCCATCTTAAATTTTCCAATGCCTCATGAACACTGGTAGGAA
This window contains:
- the LOC131159886 gene encoding putative kinase-like protein TMKL1, which produces MEDIHNLKVVIGLGSVVVPLVLSLIVYFCRRRAVKGEYTIETGSLSLAGEERVEVGKEDLITFLGGEDLTIYDILDAPGEVIGKSSYGTLYRACLDRSNFSSLRLLRFLRPACSGRMKEVVSVIQLLGQIRHHNLVPLQAFYAGPKGEKLLVFPFFGYGTLAQFVREGKGESHNWDIIYRISIGIARGMDHLHTGLNRPIIHGNLKSKNVLLDRDFEPYVSDFGLHLLLNPTAAQEMLESSAAQGYKAPELIKMKDASEETDIYSLGVVLLELLTGKEAISEHPSPVPDFYLPNTMRNAILNHRITELFHPEILLTPRNSQSPVTEEHILKFFRLAMACCSPSPSLRPDIKQVLRRLEEIGR